The following coding sequences are from one Melospiza melodia melodia isolate bMelMel2 chromosome 2, bMelMel2.pri, whole genome shotgun sequence window:
- the LOC134415128 gene encoding taste receptor type 2 member 40-like, whose translation MMTSFALLCLSIAIIECLAGILGNGIILAASSLSCIGSKTWLPYDMIMISLSLSKITLQCWIILDLFLTIFCEPSYFEENLFGFIKTGYMLLNYSSLWFGAWLSVFYCIKVASFTQSFFIWLKLRIARLMPWMLLTSWLCSFTAAIPFTWHVYSVHENITAPSSMTNSSAWTTTRKDSSGLIMLLYNVGVALPLLLSVVSSVLLIRSLWIHTRRMQNNASGFRDPSLEAHMKAIKSICSLLIFYVTYFIAFTFLLCNLFLRFSTPKSICIAVMAACPTAHTLVLIWSNPKFQELPARIWHHINCSVRITSM comes from the coding sequence ATGATGACATCTTTTGCTCTCCTTTGTCTGTCAATTGCTATAATTGAATGCCTGGCCGGAATTCTGGGAAATGGAATTATCTTGGCTGCCAGTTCATTGAGCTGCATTGGGAGCAAAACATGGCTCCCATATGATATGATTATGATATCACTGAGTTTATCTAAAATTACATTGCAATGCTGGATTATACTGGATTTATTCTTAACTATATTTTGTGAACCGTCCTATTTTGAAGAAAATTTATTTGGATTTATCAAGACAGGCTATATGCTTCTGAACTACTCCAGCCTCTGGTTTGGAGCCTGGCTTAGTGTCTTCTATTGCATCAAGGTTGCCAGTTTTACACAGTCTTTCTTTATCTGGCTGAAGCTGAGAATTGCCAGGCTGATGCCCTGGATGCTGCTCACATCATGGCTCTGCTCCTTCACAGCTGCAATTCCCTTCACCTGGCATGTCTACAGTGTGCACGAGAACATCACTGCTCCTTCATCCATGACAAACTCTTCAGCATGGACAACCACAAGGAAAGACAGCTCTGGTTTAATAATGCTTCTTTACAATGTTGGTGTCGCTCTGCCTTTATTATTGTCTGTTGTTTCAAGTGTACTGCTGATTCGGTCTCTGTGGATCCACACCAGACGCATGCAAAATAATGCAAGCGGCTTCAGGGATCCCAGCTTGGAGGCCCATATGAAAGCCATCAAGTCAATCTGCTCCTTACTTATCTTTTATGTTACATATTTTATAGCTTTCACTTTTCTTTTATGCAATTTGTTTTTACGTTTCAGCACCCCAAAATCCATATGTATAGCTGTAATGGCTGCCTGCCCTACAGCACACACATTGGTCCTAATTTGGAGCAATCCCAAATTTCAAGAGCTGCCAGCTCGGATTTGGCACCACATCAACTGTTCTGTCAGAATTACATCCATGTAA
- the LOC134414984 gene encoding taste receptor type 2 member 40-like: MTTSFAILCLSIAIIECMAGILGNGIILAASSSSCIGSKIWLPYDMIVISLSSSRFILQAWITLDSLVTIFYENFFYTENVYLVPKTIFTFLNYSSLWFGAWLSVFYCIKVASFTQSFFIWLKLRIARLVPWMLLTSWLCSFTAAISFVWDDHSVHENSTAPSSMTNPSAWTTTRKDSLGLLILICNAGIGMPLILSVVSSVLLIRSLWIHTRRMQNNASGFRDPSLEAHMKAIKSVCSFLFLYIIYFICVLIILFNIFSRLSNGEMICVVLMAACPTGHSFVIIWSNPKFRELPARIWHHTNCHGRIAPM; this comes from the coding sequence ATGACGACATCTTTTGCTATCCTTTGTCTATCAATTGCTATAATTGAATGCATGGCAGGAATTCTAGGAAATGGAATTATCTTGGCTGCCAGTTCATCGAGCTGCATTGGGAGCAAAATCTGGCTCCCATATGATATGATCGTGATCTCGCTGAGTTCATCTAGATTCATTTTGCAGGCATGGATTACACTGGATTCCTTAGTGACTATATTTTATGAAAACTTCTTTTATACAGAAAATGTGTACCTAGTTCCCAAGACAATTTTTACCTTTCTGAACTACTCCAGCCTCTGGTTTGGAGCCTGGCTTAGTGTCTTCTATTGCATCAAGGTTGCCAGTTTTACACAGTCTTTCTTCATCTGGCTGAAGCTGAGAATTGCCAGGCTGGTGCCCTGGATGCTGCTCACATCATGGCTCTGCTCCTTCACAGCTGCAATTTCCTTTGTCTGGGATGACCACAGTGTGCATGAGAACAGCACTGCTCCTTCATCCATGACAAACCCTTCAGCATGGACAACCACAAGGAAAGACAGTTTGGGTTTATTAATCCTTATCTGTAATGCTGGTATAGGTATGCCTTTAATACTGTCTGTTGTTTCAAGTGTACTGCTGATTCGGTCGCTGTGGATCCACACCAGACGCATGCAAAATAATGCAAGTGGCTTCAGGGATCCCAGCTTAGAGGCCCATATGAAAGCCATCAAGTCAGTctgttccttccttttcctttacaTTATATACTTTATTTGTGTTCTTATCATATTATTTAACATTTTTTCACGTTTAAGCAATGGAGAAATGATTTGTGTGGTTTTAATGGCTGCCTGCCCTACAGGACATTCCTTTGTCATAATTTGGAGCAATCCCAAATTTCGAGAGCTGCCAGCTAGGATTTGGCACCACACTAACTGCCATGGCAGAATTGCACCCATGTAA